The Flavobacteriales bacterium genome segment CTTAGCTCCGGGAATAGCACCTTTCACTACTAATAAATTTTTCTCAGGGAAAACTTTCATTACTTGTAGGTTAGTTTCCTTAACTCTTTTGTTTCCCATTTGACCAGCCATTCTCATTCCTTTGAATACACGAGCTGGGTATGAAGCTGCACCAATAGAACCTGGAGCACGCATTCTGTTATGCTGTCCGTGTGTAGCATCACCAACACCTCTAAAGTTGTATCTCTTAACAACACCTTGAAAACCTTTACCTTTTGAGGTTCCGACAACATCTACATATTCGCCTTCCTCAAAGATTTCAACAGTAACAGAATCGCCTAAGTTAAACTCACCTTCAAAATCTCTAAACTCAACCAACTTTTTCTTTGGTGAAACTTTAGCTTTTTTAAAGTGACCCATTTTAGGTTGATTCACTCTGCTTTCTTTTTGATCTTCAAAACCAAGTTGTAGTGCATTATAACCATCCGTCTCAGATGTCTTAACCTGAGTAATTACGCATGGTCCAGCTTCAATTACGGTACAAGGAATATTCTTTCCATTGTCATCGAAGAAGCTTGTCATACCTACTTTTTTTCCTATTATTCCTGACATTTTGTTTGTCTTTTAGTTTTTATAATTAAACTATCACACTTTAATTTCAACATCAACTCCACTAGGAAGTTCTAATTTCATCAGTGCATCGATGGTATTAGATGATGTAGAATAAATATCCATCAATCTTTTATGAGCGCACAATTGAAATTGCTCTCTAGACTTTTTGTTTACGTGAGGAGAACGCAAAACCGTATAAATACGCTTATGTGTTGGTAGTGGAATCGGCCCACTAACTA includes the following:
- the rplC gene encoding 50S ribosomal protein L3; translated protein: MSGIIGKKVGMTSFFDDNGKNIPCTVIEAGPCVITQVKTSETDGYNALQLGFEDQKESRVNQPKMGHFKKAKVSPKKKLVEFRDFEGEFNLGDSVTVEIFEEGEYVDVVGTSKGKGFQGVVKRYNFRGVGDATHGQHNRMRAPGSIGAASYPARVFKGMRMAGQMGNKRVKETNLQVMKVFPEKNLLVVKGAIPGAKNSYVIVEK
- the rpsJ gene encoding 30S ribosomal protein S10, whose protein sequence is MSQKIRIKLQSYDHNLVDKSAEKIVKTVKSAGAVVSGPIPLPTHKRIYTVLRSPHVNKKSREQFQLCAHKRLMDIYSTSSNTIDALMKLELPSGVDVEIKV